Part of the Bacteroidales bacterium genome is shown below.
TTCCAGTTTCCTGCAACAATTTTTTTTCTCATATAATTTTAATTTAAAATTATTTATTGAACTCTTATTCGCGGATCAAGGTATCCATATAGAATATCTACAATTATATTTATAAAAACCAAAATTAATGAAACAAACAATACAGCGCCCATTAAAACCGGAAAATCATATTTTTCAAGTGCATCAACAATAACCACTCCTATTCCTTTCCAATCGAAAATATATTCAATAAAAACTGCACCGGCAAGCAATGAAGCCAGCCACCCTGAAATTGCCGTAACCACAGGATTCATGGCATTTCGCAATGCATGACGCGAAATGATTTTATAATAACTAAGCCCTTTGGCTTTTGCCGTGCGAATATAATCCTGGCTTAAAACTTCGAGCAGCGAATTTCTTGTGAGTTCTACAACTACTGTCAATGGACGTATTCCAAGTGTAATTGCAGGCAAAATTAAATTTTTCAAACTTAAATATTCGCCATTACCAAAATCGTCTACACTGTATAAACTTCCAAACATGTTCAACCCGGTAACTTTTCCGAGAAGGTAAGCAAATATCCAAGCAGCAAGTATTGCAGCAAAAAATGAAGGGAGCGACATTCCCATTGATGAAAACACAAGTGAAAATTTATCAAATAAACTATTCTTTTTTACCGCACATAATATCCCGATGAATATTCCCACAACCATTGCAAATCCAATAGCAGCAAAAGCAAGTATAGCTGTATTAGGAAATGCTTCAAGCAAAATATCATTAACCGGTCGTTTGCTTTGGTATGACCTGCGCAGGTATGGCAACTTTAGTACCAGTGAATTATTTGATGAAATTTTAAAAAGTCTTATTGCAGAATATTTGGAAGTGTCGAGATACCAGTAATCAGCAGGGTTATTAATATTATGAACTGACAAGGGAGATAAATCGTTCATGTAATTCATATATTGTATTCCTACCGGTTTATCTCTTCCCAGGTCTTTATTTATTGCTTCTATTGATGAAATATCAGCACGCTGACCGAGCATCATTCGGGCCGGATCACCGGGAAGGATATTGAATAAAAAAAATATAATAGTAACTACCCCGAATATAACGAGGAATCCATAAAACAAACGTTTTAAAATAAACCGGGACAACTCGTTATTTATTTAAATATTTTTCTTTTACTGTTGAATACTCAGGAAAATCACGCCAATGCCATTTTTCAACAACAACACCATTATGTATAAGCACGATTCCGGGATTAGCTCTAACCATAGTTTTTAAAGCTGTTTCATCAACATTATAAATCGGGAATATCGCCTGAACTTCATGTCGGAATAATTCTACATCATCAGGAATAGAACCGGAAAGTCCGATAAATGAAATGCTATCTTTATCACAATTTTCTACAAACTTATTTATTTCTGCATAAATTGTTTTTTTGGTTTTAAAGATATCGGGAGCTGCTAAAATAAACTGATACC
Proteins encoded:
- a CDS encoding ABC transporter permease produces the protein MSRFILKRLFYGFLVIFGVVTIIFFLFNILPGDPARMMLGQRADISSIEAINKDLGRDKPVGIQYMNYMNDLSPLSVHNINNPADYWYLDTSKYSAIRLFKISSNNSLVLKLPYLRRSYQSKRPVNDILLEAFPNTAILAFAAIGFAMVVGIFIGILCAVKKNSLFDKFSLVFSSMGMSLPSFFAAILAAWIFAYLLGKVTGLNMFGSLYSVDDFGNGEYLSLKNLILPAITLGIRPLTVVVELTRNSLLEVLSQDYIRTAKAKGLSYYKIISRHALRNAMNPVVTAISGWLASLLAGAVFIEYIFDWKGIGVVIVDALEKYDFPVLMGAVLFVSLILVFINIIVDILYGYLDPRIRVQ